One region of Vigna angularis cultivar LongXiaoDou No.4 chromosome 10, ASM1680809v1, whole genome shotgun sequence genomic DNA includes:
- the LOC108334929 gene encoding LOW QUALITY PROTEIN: uncharacterized protein LOC108334929 (The sequence of the model RefSeq protein was modified relative to this genomic sequence to represent the inferred CDS: substituted 1 base at 1 genomic stop codon) codes for MATQPQNSDLTFPPADVAGELHPETNTNVQIDPTSSEVAAYKETKAQNEAKQEKDEREKKDALQTIKSAIVIXGIVVALAGAAFAIAKKLREK; via the exons ATGGCAACCCAACCTCAAAATTCAGATCTTACATTCCCACCCGCGGATGTTGCTGGAGAACTTCATCCTGAGACAAACACAAACGTTCAGATTGACCCGACATCTTCTGAGGTTGCAGCCTACAAGGAAACGAAG GCACAAAATGAGGCCAAAcaagagaaagatgaaagagaaaagaaggaTGCATTGCAAACAATAAAATCAGCAATTGTAATTTGAGGTATAGTTGTGGCTTTGGCAGGAGCTGCATTTGCTATAGCCAAGAAATTAAGAGAGAAATGA